One window of the Rhipicephalus sanguineus isolate Rsan-2018 chromosome 4, BIME_Rsan_1.4, whole genome shotgun sequence genome contains the following:
- the LOC119389415 gene encoding uncharacterized protein DDB_G0284459 isoform X2: MTSAMMLVVCASLFLATRSHAVNTTDYCQKNDAGAFLANDTCDMICNGTNSSKGSSKAPDETKCLLSDRNNTGANEDGATAESQGDKTREYGVCRNDTCVQINATNPEDRTTRITNGANLNQTTTTPKTGSTNATNSANPSTTSNSSAATTPSTMVNQSTTSAPGNITTTPAGSGHSRLAASVVSVALAIGALLCHATYME; encoded by the exons ATGACCTCTGCGATGATGCTCGTCGTGTGCGCCTCGCTCTTCCTTG CTACCAGAAGCCACGCCGTCAATACCACTGATTACTGCCAAAAAAACGACGCAGGTGCTTTTCTG GCAAACGATACCTGCGACATGATATGCAACGGCACCAATTCCTCGAAGGGGAGCAGCAAAGCCCCGGACGAAACGAAGTGCCTCCTGTCTGAT AGAAACAACACAGGGGCGAATGAAGATGGCGCTACGGCGGAGAGTCAAGGCGATAAAACGAGAGAGTACGGGGTGTGCCGGAACGACACTTGTGTACAAATCAACGCGACAAACCCGGAGGACCGGACCACTCGAATCACCAACGGCGCAAATCTCAACCAAACGACGACAACTCCGAAAACCGGATCGACCAATGCTACCAACTCAGCCAATCCTTCCACGACGAGCAACAGCAGTGCCGCCACGACACCGTCAACAATGGTTAACCAGTCCACTACAAGCGCACCAGGCAACATCACTACAACCCCTGCCGGCAGCGGCCATTCGCGACTCGCAGCCAGCGTTGTTAGCGTGGCGCTCGCAATCGGCGCGCTCCTCTGCCATGCCACGTATATGGAATAG